One part of the Alistipes onderdonkii genome encodes these proteins:
- a CDS encoding DUF3575 domain-containing protein translates to MSRKITFLTLFLWLMTVTFPVIAQQKADTTYTFRFVPQKDMFYVPWNGNDTELARLLECIENNKTTILDGKLPLLVDGYCNSLGSEAENLATAKIRANRVKSELIIRAEIKEENFITRNHATEGDFVTVRLTVPVKGTAATDAEARRKAETERLEAEKRAEQERLAEEQRKAEEARLAAEKAEAEKAAQQNTLADTPSETKITTDYHLSLRANLLRWATLTPDLGLEWRICPSWGIAVNGSWTSWSWNDKDRRYALWEVAPEVRYYMGEKKAWYLGALFKAGQFNYKLSETGKQGDLMGGGITAGYQLRLNKALALDFNLGLGYLNADFEKYEVIDGVRVRRGNETKDWWGPINAGVTLVWKLF, encoded by the coding sequence ATGAGCAGAAAAATCACTTTTCTCACCCTGTTTCTGTGGCTGATGACGGTAACTTTTCCTGTCATTGCGCAGCAGAAAGCAGACACGACCTACACCTTCCGGTTCGTTCCGCAGAAGGACATGTTCTACGTGCCTTGGAATGGCAATGACACGGAACTTGCCCGTCTGTTGGAATGTATCGAAAACAACAAAACCACAATTCTTGACGGCAAGCTGCCGCTATTGGTTGACGGCTACTGTAATTCACTGGGCAGTGAAGCCGAGAACCTTGCCACGGCGAAGATCCGTGCCAACCGTGTGAAATCCGAACTGATTATTCGTGCGGAAATAAAAGAGGAGAATTTCATTACCCGCAACCATGCGACTGAGGGTGATTTTGTCACCGTGCGCCTGACGGTACCGGTAAAGGGAACTGCCGCGACGGATGCGGAAGCACGACGCAAGGCGGAAACCGAACGACTGGAAGCCGAGAAGCGTGCCGAACAGGAACGGCTTGCCGAAGAGCAGCGCAAGGCGGAAGAAGCCCGACTTGCCGCTGAAAAGGCAGAAGCCGAGAAAGCCGCTCAACAAAATACACTTGCCGACACGCCGTCGGAAACCAAAATCACAACTGATTATCATCTCTCCCTGCGTGCCAACCTGCTGCGCTGGGCTACCCTAACACCAGATTTAGGACTTGAATGGCGCATCTGCCCGTCATGGGGCATTGCCGTAAACGGCTCGTGGACTTCTTGGAGTTGGAATGATAAAGACCGCCGCTATGCACTCTGGGAAGTGGCTCCGGAAGTGCGTTACTATATGGGTGAGAAGAAAGCCTGGTATCTGGGCGCGCTGTTCAAGGCCGGACAGTTCAACTACAAGCTCTCCGAAACAGGCAAGCAGGGCGACCTGATGGGTGGCGGCATCACCGCCGGCTACCAGCTGCGGCTGAACAAGGCACTGGCTCTTGATTTCAACCTCGGTTTGGGCTACCTGAATGCCGATTTCGAAAAATATGAAGTCATCGACGGTGTACGTGTACGCCGCGGCAACGAGACAAAAGATTGGTGGGGCCCCATCAATGCCGGTGTGACATTGGTATGGAAGTTATTCTAA
- a CDS encoding FimB/Mfa2 family fimbrial subunit gives MKARQYINMMGMAAAVLLSSCVKDTLYDTPHPDYGKIAVTADWSARGEGIDIPATWTVTMGDYTGTETSATHAPDHLFAPGSYTLAVWNPAEGITVNGTTATIAAATGNRAGTDAFVNNAPGWFFTYTKQVTIEKDKDYPLTAAMKQQVRELTLVVEPTGDAAGRITEIVAHLTGAAGTLDFATDTYGAASNVVLPFTKITEGDDAGKWKATVRLLGVTGTEQLLTAEIRYADGNPTPTTLKSDLTEALKEFNTRKGASLTLGGTLVETPEGMEVDGAEINGWEEVKGDDVNADL, from the coding sequence ATGAAAGCAAGACAATATATAAATATGATGGGAATGGCAGCCGCCGTGCTGCTCTCTTCCTGCGTGAAGGACACGCTCTATGACACGCCGCACCCCGACTACGGGAAGATTGCGGTGACAGCCGACTGGTCGGCCCGCGGTGAAGGTATCGACATCCCTGCCACATGGACGGTCACCATGGGCGACTATACGGGTACGGAGACTTCCGCCACCCATGCCCCCGACCATCTGTTTGCTCCGGGCAGCTACACCCTTGCGGTGTGGAACCCGGCTGAAGGAATCACGGTAAATGGTACCACCGCCACCATTGCCGCAGCCACGGGAAACCGGGCAGGCACGGATGCCTTTGTGAACAATGCCCCTGGATGGTTCTTCACCTATACGAAACAGGTGACCATCGAGAAAGACAAGGACTATCCGCTGACCGCCGCAATGAAGCAGCAGGTACGCGAACTGACGCTTGTCGTCGAACCTACGGGTGATGCCGCTGGACGCATCACGGAGATTGTTGCCCATCTGACGGGTGCAGCCGGAACACTCGACTTCGCTACCGATACCTACGGAGCCGCTTCAAACGTCGTGCTGCCCTTCACCAAGATAACCGAAGGTGACGATGCCGGCAAGTGGAAAGCCACGGTGCGGTTGCTGGGTGTGACTGGTACGGAACAACTGCTGACGGCTGAAATCCGCTATGCCGACGGCAACCCGACCCCCACCACGCTAAAAAGCGACCTCACAGAAGCTCTCAAGGAGTTCAACACCAGAAAGGGCGCATCGCTGACCCTCGGCGGAACGCTGGTTGAGACTCCCGAAGGCATGGAAGTGGACGGAGCCGAAATCAACGGCTGGGAAGAAGTGAAAGGTGATGATGTAAATGCCGATTTGTAA
- a CDS encoding fimbrillin family protein, whose translation MKTRFFALATLALALAACNNDNENLNGAPVAAQFTANIAPATRASGTTWDNGDRIGITDIGNDTQYGNVPFILKNGKFEAEGKVIYIEDTKTHTFRAYYPYNAAGGILAATTDATAQQNKPAIDFLFASGATGDKNNPVVSFTDKTAKGGEDNSFHHRMSRITLTFEAGDGVDFSVVKPERYTLDGLLLTGTFNTADGIATADNGVQTGELAMNLADGNLTSSIILFPQTVASLPLVVNYKGQEYHATLTMPEGALLAGNNYTYTVKVRNKVLEVSEATIAKWNDIDGGDVGADL comes from the coding sequence ATGAAGACAAGATTTTTTGCACTTGCGACGCTGGCCCTCGCACTGGCAGCCTGCAACAACGACAACGAGAACCTGAACGGTGCCCCCGTGGCCGCCCAGTTTACCGCCAACATCGCCCCCGCCACCCGCGCCAGCGGAACCACCTGGGACAACGGCGACCGTATCGGCATCACCGACATCGGCAACGACACCCAGTACGGCAACGTGCCTTTCATCTTGAAAAACGGGAAATTTGAGGCAGAAGGAAAGGTTATCTATATCGAAGATACAAAGACCCATACTTTCCGCGCCTACTATCCGTACAACGCGGCGGGAGGCATCCTCGCAGCCACGACCGATGCCACGGCGCAGCAGAACAAGCCTGCCATCGACTTCCTCTTTGCTTCAGGAGCCACGGGAGACAAAAACAACCCGGTAGTAAGCTTTACCGACAAAACCGCCAAAGGCGGTGAAGACAACTCCTTCCACCACCGCATGAGCCGGATAACCCTTACCTTCGAGGCGGGCGACGGCGTGGATTTCAGCGTGGTCAAGCCTGAACGTTACACGCTGGACGGATTGTTACTCACCGGTACGTTCAACACGGCCGACGGTATTGCCACCGCAGACAACGGAGTACAGACCGGAGAACTGGCCATGAATCTGGCAGACGGCAATCTCACGTCATCGATCATCCTCTTCCCGCAGACAGTTGCATCCCTGCCGTTGGTTGTGAATTACAAAGGTCAGGAATATCATGCCACACTCACCATGCCCGAAGGCGCACTGCTGGCGGGCAACAACTATACCTATACCGTCAAGGTACGCAACAAAGTCCTTGAAGTCAGCGAAGCCACCATTGCAAAGTGGAACGATATAGACGGTGGAGATGTGGGTGCTGACCTGTAG
- a CDS encoding fimbrillin family protein yields the protein MRHRLFIPAATALLFALAACTQDELADDNRLPEGEYPVVIRATGLSVEATPLAAPSTRAAVDGDWQGVTSVALKMGDAVKEYTVTASTDFKSATLSRENDPYYWTSRDPITVSAWWPFNNADITQMPAVKVAEDQSKLADFQNSDFISAENRKVEFNNPTLEFTHRTARVTIELKPGTGFTSVDGATVSLVSLSADNGNPTAIKTYNASGNTYEALTAPQTVAAGKPFIRVELGSGTFYFRPQNNVVLEAGNRYKYTVKVNATGLTLEGCTIGDWADGGGESGAAELGYIYDSNTNTYTVYNADGLLAWNEAAQKDRSINCTLTADIDLTGKDWSPIGTNFYNSYTGTFDGGGHTIMGLTVTTNDQYVGLFGRLGKAGTVKNVVMDGIQITCNHRLGYAGGVAGFSWGGTIENCSVSGSVSGTICAGGVVGIQWEASITGCSSSATVKGMVQVGGVAGETNSGATMAACYATGNVTIEIDPINNILGGGLVGFNAGSSVLACYATGNVTSTGSGTGNVHIGGFLGDNYTTVTAGYWKNNHEQGIGYNKEGIVPEATKVDGTGVTWQNAVDAMNTALQNAGSEWRYELNGALPTLRKQ from the coding sequence ATGAGACATAGATTATTTATCCCCGCAGCCACCGCACTGCTGTTCGCCCTCGCCGCCTGCACGCAGGACGAACTTGCTGACGATAACCGTCTGCCCGAAGGTGAATACCCCGTCGTCATCCGTGCCACCGGACTGTCCGTAGAAGCAACGCCGCTGGCAGCCCCTTCCACTCGTGCCGCTGTGGACGGCGATTGGCAGGGCGTCACTTCCGTGGCACTCAAGATGGGCGATGCGGTAAAGGAATACACCGTAACGGCTTCTACCGATTTCAAGAGTGCCACGCTTTCACGCGAGAACGATCCGTACTACTGGACCAGCCGCGACCCGATTACCGTATCGGCATGGTGGCCCTTCAACAATGCCGACATCACACAGATGCCTGCCGTGAAGGTGGCCGAAGACCAAAGCAAACTGGCTGACTTCCAAAACAGCGACTTCATCTCTGCTGAGAACCGGAAGGTGGAATTTAACAACCCGACTCTTGAATTTACCCACCGCACGGCACGCGTGACAATCGAACTGAAGCCCGGCACGGGATTCACGAGCGTGGACGGTGCCACGGTGAGCCTCGTGAGCCTGTCCGCCGATAACGGTAACCCGACCGCCATCAAGACCTACAACGCAAGCGGCAACACCTACGAGGCACTGACCGCCCCGCAGACCGTTGCGGCAGGCAAGCCGTTCATCCGGGTGGAACTCGGCAGCGGCACCTTCTACTTCCGTCCACAGAACAACGTCGTATTAGAAGCGGGCAACCGCTATAAATATACCGTTAAGGTGAACGCCACTGGCTTGACATTAGAGGGTTGCACCATCGGTGATTGGGCTGACGGCGGCGGCGAGAGTGGTGCAGCCGAGTTGGGCTACATCTACGATAGCAACACCAATACCTACACGGTCTATAACGCCGACGGCCTGCTGGCATGGAACGAAGCCGCACAAAAAGACAGATCGATAAATTGCACCCTCACCGCCGACATCGACCTCACGGGCAAAGACTGGTCACCGATAGGCACAAACTTTTATAACTCATACACCGGCACCTTCGACGGCGGGGGCCATACCATCATGGGGCTGACCGTTACGACAAATGACCAATATGTGGGTCTGTTCGGCAGGCTCGGTAAAGCTGGCACGGTGAAGAACGTGGTGATGGATGGCATACAGATAACATGCAATCACAGGTTGGGCTATGCCGGCGGCGTGGCAGGATTTAGCTGGGGAGGCACCATTGAAAACTGCTCGGTGTCGGGCAGCGTCAGCGGCACGATATGCGCCGGCGGTGTGGTGGGTATTCAATGGGAGGCTTCCATCACCGGATGCAGCTCCTCCGCCACAGTGAAGGGAATGGTCCAGGTCGGCGGCGTGGCAGGTGAGACGAATTCGGGTGCCACCATGGCCGCTTGCTATGCCACAGGCAACGTGACCATAGAAATAGACCCCATAAATAATATCCTTGGCGGCGGTCTGGTGGGATTCAACGCAGGAAGCAGCGTCCTTGCCTGCTATGCCACGGGCAACGTAACCAGTACGGGTAGTGGCACTGGCAATGTGCATATCGGCGGCTTTTTGGGAGATAACTACACCACCGTGACCGCCGGCTATTGGAAGAACAATCATGAACAAGGCATCGGCTATAATAAGGAAGGCATCGTCCCCGAAGCCACGAAGGTGGACGGCACTGGCGTTACCTGGCAGAACGCCGTTGATGCCATGAACACCGCCTTGCAGAACGCAGGCTCAGAGTGGCGTTACGAACTTAACGGAGCATTGCCCACCTTGAGGAAGCAGTAA